ctcAACACTGAATACAAAGTAAGGAGCTGGAGAAAAAACATCCTCAAGTCTTTTTTTAGGATTATCCTCATGTCACAATAAAGTCAAGATGAAGTGTAACACCTGCTGTTGTCTGTGATTTCCAGCAAAAGTAATGACAACAAATGACAGTTAGCTTTGGTATTCTAATACAGTGGTTGTCAAGTAATATGttgtttgggaaaaaaaattctgattacAAATGATAAAAATTCACAATGCACATAATTGCgtacatgtaaaataaacagGTACATCAACTTTTAAAATGCAGAAGAGACACTTCCCATATCGTTAGATGATGACGTCAAAGGCTATGTGTCCCATCAAACTCTATTTAACTTCACTTTGTAGAAGCAGGACAAATTTGACAGCTGCGAACATGGACAAGCTGAACAAAATGACCTGATTCTCAAAAGCTATGAACAAAATTGTGCAAGGTAAAAGAACAGCCGTTAAGgaatgaaaatttgatgaaaatgtactcaccctcaggccacccAAGATGTAAACAAGTTTGGATCctgtgcagtgaatgggtgccatcagaatgagagtccaaacagctgataaaaacatcacaataatccaccaacatatttgtttaaaaatatgacagaGCTTGATCTGTGCCTATTCCTCTCCTAATTCAGATGAGAAAATGTTTTCAATGGAAAaggcaatattatggataaacGTGTTAATgaaggatttgtttcttacaaatacgCAGCTTTTCAGTCCACAAGaggttaattgatggactggaatcatgtggattattgtgatgtttttatcagctgtttgcactctcattctgacggcacccattcactgcagaggatccattggtgagcaagtgataaaTGAACTCagcttggatggcctgagggcgagtaaattttcagcaaatcttcatttttgggtgaactattcctttaaaaataggGTTGATGCTGTTAGGGTCACCACTAGatgttaaatgtaaaatctTGAGTGttgaagcaaaaccagttaAGGAACACGACTGAgagcacaatttaaaaaaaagagagaatttCACAGGTATTGATCTAAGAATATTTAATTGGAAaagtcagtttcaaaaataCAAGGCAAATCCAGGGAAAATGGTGCTTACAGCTCACCGAGTCGGGTTCCACGGCCTTCTCACAACGGCAATAAATAACTACTCTAGCACAGACATTGATTTCACCTCTTCAAAATCCATCAGTGAAACATTCATAATACCATGACCAAGTGAAGCAGAACACATTTAAGCTGTACTGAGTGATGGTTCAGTGTTCCCATTTTCTCAATCATGTGGGGCAGAAACTAAAGCAGTTAAGACGTGAGTTTTAGCCAGTATGTTCCactattaatatgaataaacaaattaacACAAGAACATAACATGGACACATGGAATTAACATATGGGTGCATTATAAATGATCTATCTACTACAATAACAATGATCAACATTGCAAAAAAACGCACACTTTAAATGGCAACTTAACACTATTAGcacaaaacaggaaaaaaatagaagcgcaatgacaaaaaaaaaaacaacagagagAGGTTtggcaaaacacaaaataagaagGATTTAACTGAAATGGCACAGTATTCAGTGCTAAAATTATGGACCTGATGCCGttagtactttttaaaaagagCTGGAAAGAAGCGATACATGattgcaaataataaaaaccgCAAGTTAGTGCATGAGTACGTGGCTTAAACCAAGCCGACAGATAACTGAGTAAATGGCACGCAGAGATTATTTCAACACAAacatccacaaaaaaaaaaaaaattcataagaTATTAAAACACTAAATCCATGAGTAATACTAAGCTTCAAAGGAAGTGGAGAACTTAAAAAGTCCAGTGAGAATAGCGAGACCCGGCTGAGGCGGGAGGATCTCTGTGGTTTAAATAAGGATGGAAAAGAATGGGTAAATCGCTGAACGTCCACCCTGTCACGGTAAAGATTATGTACAACAGGAGGGCAGCAGTCCATCGGCAGGGGAAATCCTCCCATTCACATGGCTCAGTTACAcaagtgtttttaaatattcacgTTCTACGTCTAATTCCTAAACTAATATCCCATAGGCTGGACTGGTCACCTCATCGAGACAGACTTCATATAGCATTGCACAAAACACAGGTGTTTTTCAGGCCTGCACTCATTCAAAGCGGACCTGGATGTGATTTTCCTGGGAGACACGTGACAAGAGTTTCACCTTGACTAACCGATACTAAATATTAACATAGTTTACACTGAAACTACAGGGACCATTTTGCCACTACATACCTGGTTATGTGTACATACGTGAGCTGACTGTGTCACGAGAAACTGATGCTATGAACATGCAGACATCGATGGCTTTACATTGCAGATTTTCGGTTTGCATACAGAAAACAGGAAGAGTTTCTCACATCAAGGATGGGGGAAGTGCCAGAACGAGCATCCTATCATACATGATACCTCCTCCTGCTGGTTCAAATTAGCCCTCTGCAGACCTCGTGTGGAAAATGGGTCAGATCTATCATCAAAATAGATGCGTTTGTATCTAGTGTGTTCTGAACCGGGTGTGCAGATGTGAGTTTGTTGTGGGGATCAGTGGTTGTGTTCTGCGTTTAATGCTTTAAATGTCTCTTGGTGCGCTCCACTCTACCTGTGCAAAAGGGAACTGGAGTAGCTGGACTACACTAAACGTAGTTTAGGACAGACGGTCTGAGAGACTATAAGAATGCACTGGGGTTTGCTCTCGGGTCTTTTTGGTTCCTGTAGCGCATGGCCAGCCAAACTCCTAAGATCTGAGACAAAGGACAGAAATATTGATTAGCAACACAATACTGGAGTATaatcaggggtgcacataagtggtaCGCAGTTGCGCATGCTCgaccacaataaaaaaaaaaatatttaaaaaaaaaaaagcgctgTGACTGCTTATTTGCATACcgacatggttgacagctgttaatgcacaattaccattttagatcgacaaactTTAAAAGGGTCAATATCACCATAGAGTGCCTTTCAACCCTCACAATACTCAAaaattttggttttaatttcccATTCACCATGTCATATCATAAACAATAGACACTCAAGTACTATACAAACATATTAGCTGAGCTCCCACACatttttttagataattatgGGCCATTATTCAAAGCATAAAGCATAAgatatgtccaccctgtcatggacatatacattactgttaaatacgttttcattgcaaaattaagacgcaaattatattttctgaaaggtATGATGTCCCTTTTCTAAACagggttatttgtttgctttcaaattataaatatataaaagatttTATGTGAACCAcgtgtttttaaagaaactcatacaaacacatgtattttttcttatttggagaaaactgtgatattttaatgcagttttttgtttgcataccTAGCTATTGAACACACAGGATTATACAGATAtgattgaattatttaaaatattattgtaaaatatcaagATGACAGGGTGGAAACATAATGCACACAAATCATGACAAAATacgaaaatgaaacatttattcaacttctaaaaaaatataataataataaataatataattacatgaATCACACTGATATACCCCTCCtccccattcattttcattcagtccACCCTGTCATGTTTATGTCCACTCTATTGAGTCTAAGTGgccgacagggtggacattttgAGCTTCAATTAGCATATTAGCTTATAACAAACCGTGactagctaaatatttagtctgattgttgaagagaatttggtatatttaaacttacatattttgaaaatactgtattctaatCATTTCTGGTATATTTTATGCTGACAGGGTGGACATGCTAAGCTTAGGAAAAGCAAGCAAGCAAACTCAGACAAAGAAAATTTGTCAACTGAAAAGTTACCAACTAATTTCCGCCACTGAAGAGACAAAAAATCTGTTGTCCTGATGTCACTAAAGGGGATGGCCTTTTCTTAAATGGGCGGATTTTCCAAAATAACAGGGTGGACAACCATTCAAGGGACATGGACAaactcaaaaatacaaaaaaaaatataatttttatgacCAAATGATCAATACACTCAAATTGAGtttaacaaaacattaacaaaatattaatagaggacaaaaacattttaattttatgatatGACTGTATTCTACTCTCAATCAAATTTAATAAGCAGTGCATGGGAAATAGCAAAATAACACGCAACCTCTTAAAATGTATCTAAAGAGCCAAGTAATGCTTTTGTTAtgaatatcaaaacttaacataaaaatgactaGGAAAGGGTGTGTTATATTAGGCTAAGTTATCATGGCAAATGAGTTATGTACAGCACACCAAAAGGCACCCTACAGTGATATTGACCCAATAgtgtataagatttctattcGAACTGAAATCATAAATCTAGGCTATCCGCTGCAGTTTTCAAAGCACAAtgcaaaactgtgacatttcattcactgacgcTTTTCAATCGGCAGCGCTAAACCCGGCAGTGCATATACTTACTTGCCGGCAACCCACCAATATAAAATCTAGctgattttaagtttgaaaatatgaaaattcatatttaaaaaaaaaaaaattatatatatataaaaataaataaataatacactttatttttaagcttactataaaataacagtatttttatttaatactcccttatatttgaaaatataatagtattatcaaactttattattttattaaaaaattaaataaagtgcaataatattattatcactattattcatttattttttatagttacattttttatgGTTCACATTAAGTGCAatgtgaggaccaaaccaaatctccaggtgcTCTTATGAGACCCATACTGAAAAACGTATGTGCACCCCTGAGTATAATAGCTATAAGCAGCAAAAAGTCCATGTGGTAAAGTAACTGCATCATTTTAGGCAAATTAACACTTCAATGCATGGCTGAAAgtgacatacatacatataagcAATAAGAGATCAAtgttcaatattaaataaacattttcctataataataataataataataataataataatattatattgtaattaaaaacttttttaattttaacaaagctaacataaaattaaataaaaataaaataagtttaagtactaaaatgactaaaacagaagattaaaaataaagataaataaaaaaagatatataaaaatcacaaaacaaatgGACTAaaacttaaagtgcccctattatgccatttttaaggttgctaatattgttttatgagtctcctaaaacaggtttgcatgcatgcaaggtcaaaaaacactttagttctcccaaaaaatagatttaatttgACCTCATTTCTAAATGATTCGTCAACGACTCGTGGGAAGCAGTTCAAagaatcagtctctctctaAACCCCTCCTTTCCGTGAgccctcactgctgtgattggtcagatggCACAGTCCTTTGTGATTAGTCTATCGCGTACAGCGCGTGTCGGAAACGAAACAGCCATTGCTATAATGGACTGACGGAATGACAGCCCTGGAGACTTGTCAATACATAGAAAAGATGGTATCGATTGTACCTTACTAATTCGAGCTGGAGTCTGATGATGAAACCACTGAAGTGGCTGATCGATAACAGACTGATTCGCAAGCACGACTGGAGCAGGACGTTTCTCGTTGGTAGTGTCAAGTGTTAACAAGTCTGTGGTAATTATAAGATGTGATAGCAAGTTGTTCGCGACGTAGAACGCGGCCggaaattatgcaaatgtattactTTGTGACGTACAGCCGCGACAGAATAAGATTTGAATTCCTGATGACTCGTTTAGGTGATTGCAAGTCGACTCTTTTTTTgatagacaataactttatttatcgtGCACTGTCAGTTTCACAACTCTGCTGATAGTTTATGTTCACATACAGCTACAcgacacactgcatgaaaggtaatattCGAAaaggcataataggggcactttaaactaaaattaaaataaaactgaaaatatgaaactaaaagctaattcaatatattaataaatgcaataacaACAACAGAGTTAATTACTGAAGAACTTGTACAATCTAATGCAGGGATAGGCAACGTTGGTCTTGGTCTGGAGTGctgctgtcctgcagagtttagctccaaccctaatcaaacacacctgaacaagctaattaAGGTCTTCAGGGCTACAGGCAGGAGAGGGTTTTTTtcaaggttggagctaaactctgcaggacatcggcactccaggaccgaccATACAACAACTTTGAATGTGGTTAATGCAATCAGATTTTACATAAagaactgttttaaaatgaaatattccctagaatatttttcttaaagtcTCAAAGTGATGTACTTGAGTATGTGGGATATTATCTTACTCTTTTACACTTAATAACAACGACAgcaatttttttaatctcatgCAACTAAATGAAGAGTAAAGGATGGAAAGGAGCTCTAAATGTGGAACTGATACTTTATATGTATTTCATCCTTCTAATGATGAGAAATGTAGTAGGTCACAGTCTTAATTACAAATCATAATTTATTCCAACCAAGATTCTCTAACTGACAAGCCCTCAGCGTGCAAAGTCAGGCCACAAAAGAAGTCCAGATCTCCCACTAGTTACCACCACTTTGTTCTGCTGTTCACATGTGTGATCTGAACTAACCTCTGTAAAGCTGAAAAAGAGGCCGACTCCTCCAAGGATCTTCAAAGCTTCTGATGAATGTTGGAGCATCTTTTCACCGCAAGTGAGGCAATGGCTCTTTTTTGTACATGGCTGCAGGAAAAGAAAACGGTGTTCATCTCTCATTTCTCACATTTGGTTAACTCGGCATCCACCATCGCAGCTACATGTTATAATCAGATACAAGCACTCCATTCATTCATCACCACTTTATCTGTTCAATAATGTGCCAAAAAGCCAAAGTAAATCAAAAATGGAACACAAGGATGTATTCTTACAGAATCACAGAGGGATAAGTCAGACACAAACACTGCCTGGTTCTGCGTATTGTTGAACAGGCCACAGCAGTCCAGCTTCTTCTCAAGGCTGATTCTTGTGTCGTTACTCATCATTCTCCAAGATGAGCCCAGCAGCTTCTCCTGTTTTGGTAATGTGACAAGACAAATACCAGGAATCACACTTAAACAACTGTGCAACAACAACAAGAGtgctttggggaaaaaaaagttgattagGATTACCTGTTGACCCTGGTTCATGGCCAGACAAGAACAGGAAACTCCAAACTGGAAGAGGAACACAATGAAGAGAATGACCATGTACTGTGGAAAAGCAGCTGTGGTCAAGGACTACACAACATTCAGATGGGAGAATTTAGACTTGCCATTTTATGGGCATTGAACTACAAAAAACAGGCAGTACAAAGGCTTCTAAAGGATACAAAGAAAAGCATGACTTGGTGATGATGGACAGCTCCAATGAGTCCCACAATGGCAATCAGCAGCAGAAAGAAGCCCACGGCAATCACGCCACCGATGATGTGGATGCTGGAGACAATGCCAAAGCCTTTCCCCCATGCTGCTACGACAATCAACAGGAGACCCACCAGCTGAGGATGAAAAACAGACCAATCAGAAATGTGTCACAACCTTACAATACATAAGATTGTATGAAAACGCTATATTGTGttaaaagtcaacatgaaatggcattcacaacccattttacttccataatgtgaCATATTTCCAAGTTAAACAAGATacttaaagagaaaaaaaattaggtaggaacttgattttatttttaagttgattaaaatcataaaaaaatcaaatacaataaaaacactatACTGGCATGGTTAcaataaactttaattttaaattaaaaaaaatttaactttcAGTTTCACTTACAATTTATCCATAGAATTGACAAATTAATAAGTAAAACAAAAGTAAAGGGTAAACgctaacaaaacaaaatacaaatatatatatatatataatatatatatatatatatatatatatatatatatatatatatatataaatatatatatatatatatatatatatatatatatatatatatatatatatatatatatatatatacaaatatatatatatataatatatatatatatatatatatatatatatatatatataaatatatatatatatatatatatatatatatatatatatatatatatatatatatatataccaatcaaaatgaaacaaatcaaaataaaatacaatttgactgaaaagaataataaaaataaataaataaaacaaatcaaaatgaaacatcaaaacaaaacaaataatgatggaaaaaacaataaataaaacaaaagtaaaatcaaaccaaagtaaattaaataaaaataaataataataataataaaaaagatataGTACACTGGCAAAACAAAtctcaaataaaataagttacgATTCTTTTGTTGCTTGCAAATATCCTTTTGAAATGGCAAATTATGAATGGccattaatggaaaaaaaaaaaaaaaaaaaaaaaattttatccCCAGATGGTGTAGTTACAACTACCAACAGTGGCTTACTGGGCATGGCCTCCGTATGACCATGTAGTTGGAGAGAATGACTTGAAAAATAACAAGATGAATgatgcactgatgaatcattcacaataagtaaataggtattttaattttaatttcatgttgacttcagGTGAGGTCTACAGTTGTTAAAACCATGGGAATTTTGCAGCGTCTAAAGATTACTAAATTACATTTCGTTTAAACTCATTACAACTACTGTAATGGAGACATCAAGCACAACTCACATGCTGTTACACTTCTAAAATGTGTATTACACATCATTTCTATAAACTAAACTGTGACTAGGGTCAATCTACAGTTTAAGGGTTTGTCTGGAATCTATATAACTTAAAGCAAAGGGCAGCAGGATCAAGATTGCAGGTCCAGAGAGCAACATGTGTCTCAACATAACCTTACCGAACAGCATTACTGTCATGGGCAGCATATCACAGGTCAAACCAAAAGCCTACTGAACAATGTCCACACAGTTCCTCCCTTAAATGCCAGCATGAGGGGTATGATTACAGCGTTATGGAGAACATTGTgaaccaaaacaaaaaccaaacacACCACAGAGTGGTCCAAATGGTGATAACCCTGACTTTTCCATTCAAAATCCATATTTAATCAATAATTCTACAATACACTCGTAACAAAAGCAGTCCCTGTGGAAACATCTTTACCTTTAAGGGTTTTAGCCTTTGGGTTACTAGCACAGATCTTTAACCACTAGACAACACAACCCAGAGTCATTTGGCAACACACCTTCTCGTTTACAGCTCTGAGTGcaaagtcttttatttttggCTAAGTGTGACACCATGATTTTTAACCCAGTATTGTCATCACTCGTGTGAGTCAGAGGCATTATGTGGAAGTATGATCAGTGCCCCAGTTCTGTATGTACCAAGACATTTGAGTTGTGACAGATACATGCATatagctgccaaacaaaaatcTTCCAGGGTAATCAATAGTCAAATAGAAACAAATACATATGTATTTGCGTAATTAAGAAGGACACTTGTTCCTTGAGAACACGAGTAAATGAAAACAGATTACACAAACATAGGGGCGGTTATGCAACACTGGATGGCGAAACATCATTCAGAAGATTCGtcaacaaacaatctaaaaaaatattaatattaacactTCAAACCTATCTTTTTATTccttaatgaaaataaaactagAAGGTTTTGTTTAACTAGTACCGCCTATGAAGATAAGCAGCTAGCTGATTCATCTAACTTACTGATAGCTAGAAAACAAAGACCTCTCCTATGTCCTAACAACAGACAcctttatattaaatattaatacggTAAAATATTCATAACACGCCTTAAATTCAGtacaaattgtgagataaagtgaACTAAATGTTTTAAGTATTTATACCGGATTAGCCGTTGCTAACAGGCTAGCTGAGCTAAATATTCATGTATGTGCGACTTAccatataaacaacatttagcGAACAGAGGGCGTTTTTTGAGCACGTAAATCCTCCGCAAACCATGTTGATTCTTCAGGCATTTACCGGTGAGATGAAATGATGTGCTACAGATGTTGTTTTCGCTGCTGTGAGTCTGCTACAAGCTGCTGTTCTTCTCTTGTGGTGAGCAGCACTGTGCAGTGGCGATGTCCGATTCATGAACGAATCGTTCATTTGAGTCGAATCATTTCTATGAATCAATTGAACTAGTTCGCAAAACTGAATCGTTCCTAGTTCGTGGGACCGGTAGCATAAAaggtttagactagtcttaTAAATTAGGTTACTTAAGGTTAGGTTAAGTCTAAGCtgaatcaaaaaataaaactgattactCCTAGCTGACTGCTAGTTGGTCAGTTCTTAAAGACACTGTCTTAACATAGAGGTTAAGTTTATGAAACTGGCCCCTAGCTGGAGTCAGCGActtataaatgaaaattttcaTCGTTTAATGccaatgtaaattatattttggttCTAAAAAACTATATTTCAATAGTTGAATCACGGCTGCAACAAACTGAACTAATAcacatgaaattatatataatataattgtataaaattatacacatgaaagctaactgagacttgttatagcgcttgcatatcattgctcttttgttgattttgattgcttccattgtcctcatttgtaagtcgctttggataaaagcgtctgctaaatgtctAAATTAAATTACCATTAACTACTCttgtaaataaaattgaaataaaacataataatcaGAAAAGTGTTCCTACATACAGAAAGGTTGGATGTACGCCGGGATGTCAAGGGACTACGTGATGACGCAAGTAGGTCATGAAATAAAGGAATAGCTGAATCGTTTTAATTGATTCTTTGAACAGAATAGTTCGAAAGAACTGATTCGCGGAAATCGGTTCCCATCTCTATGGCCGAACCTGCCGGTGACGTCAATCGCAACCGCAGACCCTCTAGCGGCAGAACTTTCTCTCACGTGCTTTGCTTGTAATACACGCGACTCGACGCTAGGAGAGATAATCTCCTAATCTTTGCCATGAACATTTTCGTTGACAAAACCTACCGtatgaaaaatatacaaatattagcCGGGATGTCCAAAAtgttaaatcattaaaaaaaaatgtcagcgGCTATTTTCAATAAGTGTAAATGgcaatagatgctatttacactaacagACGGATATCACAGGATTATTACAGACGCAGCTGAGGATAATGGTGGAATTTGCAGTTTTACTCACAAACTACATTACCTGTTCATCAATAAGATGAGAacccattttaaatgtaaatgtactcgAAATTAAATTAACTGAAAAGTGTGATATCCAAgtaataattaagatttttgctGTCACAATGATAACAATAGAGCAGGGCTCCTCagatctttccctggagggccaatctgctgcagagtttagctccaaccctgatcaaactcacctacctgtgattttctaatgatcttgaagacactgattagcatgctcaggtgtgtttgatccgGGTTAGAGCtcaactctgcaggaaagtggatctcgtgggccagatttgcGGATCCCTGCAATAGAGCatacaaaaatagtaaatgaacTGTTCCATGCTCCGACGCGGTTAGCAATCACACTACATGTGTACCGCGCCCGAGCCACCTCTTCAAGCGGGTCAGGGCATGGTTAAACGAACCGCACTGGACACGGTACAGAGCAGTCACACTTGTGAAATGAACTGGACTTTGGGGGTCAATCGCGCTCAAGCGATATAGCTAGTTATCTTTACACAGTAAAAAACGCAGTGTCAGTTTAACACTTAAAGTATCAATTTTAACACTACTAAAGATCATATATGGTCCCAATCTGTCTAGTGTTAAAAGTACACCATTCATAGTGTTGAATTTTTAGTGTTAATATAGCACCTTACAGTGCAGAAAAATTACACTCAG
This sequence is a window from Onychostoma macrolepis isolate SWU-2019 chromosome 23, ASM1243209v1, whole genome shotgun sequence. Protein-coding genes within it:
- the tspan31 gene encoding tetraspanin-31 — its product is MVCGGFTCSKNALCSLNVVYMLVGLLLIVVAAWGKGFGIVSSIHIIGGVIAVGFFLLLIAIVGLIGAVHHHQVMLFFYMVILFIVFLFQFGVSCSCLAMNQGQQEKLLGSSWRMMSNDTRISLEKKLDCCGLFNNTQNQAVFVSDLSLCDSPCTKKSHCLTCGEKMLQHSSEALKILGGVGLFFSFTEILGVWLAMRYRNQKDPRANPSAFL